In Halichondria panicea chromosome 5, odHalPani1.1, whole genome shotgun sequence, the genomic stretch CCCCAGCAGTAGCCTCGAGTGTACCCCAGCTGACGACAAGCTACGTCAGCATCGTACAGCCCAAATCTATCATCACAGACTGTCCCCCATGTTCCATTGTAgtagacctccagtctgccagaggagcctccaGTTCGACCTGAACtgcctaccagcctcaggtctccatcTGAAGGGGGAAAAGCGAATGGCACAAATTATAATACCTGCAATGGAAAAAAGTGAATGGCACAAATTAATACCGGCAATATCATCATATGCTGTAGATAAAAGGATTGTACATGTCTGTAgcaatattatatacacacttCATCTATTACTTACTTGCAGTGCAGATCAAGGCAATATCTTGTGAATGGTTGCAATTTTCAACTCCGATACGGTTAGCAGGACAAttaatgagtctgctctcagttcctgAGCAACGAAGCTCATCCAGCCATGTCCGAGTGCTTGATGATGCTTGAGAGAAACTTACAAGaaagaaataattatcataattgcATTGGCTATATAgaaattatacatgcatgcagtgatactCACCCTAGCCttccaactgttccgtattgagtgtaggttgagaaccctagttgacgacaagccactcttgcatcatTTACACCGAAGCTGTCATCACACACGGTCCCCCATTGTCTACtgtaatagacctccagtctgccagaggaacCTCCTGTTCGGCCTGAGTTGCCTACCAGCCTCAAGTTTCCATTAGTAAAACCTTTAAAAGCAAATCATGCACTGTTTTGACAAACTGAAACTTTTATTTTCAGTATCATGATGTAGTCTATACTGCCAGATAGCCTAACTGCATGCAGTCTTACCTTGGGTGTCAGAAAGACAGGAGCCCAAGATAATCAAAAAGAAATAACTTGTAGAGCCTGCCATTTTGAAACCAACTGCATGGCTCAGTACACGGGGATATTTTTGAGGTTATTGACTATCTCCTCCACAAACCATGTTGACAGATAAAGTGTGcgcatgcacgtacatgctGTATTAAAAGTTTCACATTCACATCCTCTCTTAATTGCAATttaattaataaattatttagCATCAAAATATTAACGGAAAGGTATCTATAGATCATCCATGTCAGTTGGATAGGGTGGTAGTTCAAAGTCTTGTTCCTCCTGTTCCCTGAACGGTGGTAGAGTAATGGAGGGACGTGGTAGAGTGATGGGGGGACGAGGTAGAGTGATGGGGGGACGAGAAGGTGCCAGCGTAATGGAGGGACGAGAAGGTGGTACAGTGATGGAAGGACGTATGGATTTCTCTAACTTATAAATCGGAGATCCCACGACCATTAGGTAGCCCGGAGGGGCTTGCGTAATCCAAGTTGTTTTAGTGGGTACGTGTCGACTAGCCCTGTGCTGGGAAGTAACATTTCTAGTGACGTCAGTGCCGGAGATCCTGCTTAGTGGGTGTGtctgagagtgtgtgtgggtacgagggagagggtgtggtctcagaGGGTGGTTGTTATGGGGACACACTCTGCAGCCTGATTAGGTAGAAGATGAAGATACCGATTAGAATTAATACCAAACGATGCCTCCATGCAAacatgtatagtatagtagATGTAGGTCGTACTGCCACTAATAATCATTGCTCAGTGGGAGGGAGCCCCTCCCAAACATTGAGTTGGATAAGCAAAAAACATGGCTAAAAGGCAAACGTTATAAGTGGACCTATTTCCTTTTTTTATTATCATCAATAAGCGCTTATATATGCTGGCTACAATATCTATACATTGGAGCTGAATGTACCGAGAGTTTAGAAGCTCGATTGACATGCACTTGTTTGGGGTAATTCTAAGTCTGCAGAATTTAtggctatataataattattatgttcaatTGACGATCAATATCAATAAAATGCACCACAGTACAAATTAACATTTTCATTCAAAATTTCAGTTCAGTAAAACCCCCAACTTCAAAATGTTCCTACTCCATTGTCAATACCTGCAGAAATAGAATATACagtaactataatttataatacaGCGAAAAATATTAAATCACAAACACGAGGTATATTATATAGTAGACCAATTAAGTGGGATCTATTGATCTATCTATTAGGTGGGTGCCTCACcatcaccccacacacacactcacgcccacacacaggctctTGCTGCTAACAAGTGCCCCATTTCTAGCGAGACATCGGCTTGTCTACACCGTAGTTGTTTGTGGTTGTCGTGGCTGATGACCACGATGTCCTCTCATTCGTCACACATTCTATCACCCCCCTAGAAACAAAAGCACAGGAGGTACAAGAGggtacactgtatgtactgttgctaccatattactagaatgttttgcgagcatcaaggaattttgcgagggttgtgTTCACTTCGCAACAATACAATccacaaaacctaaattattactagtaaatatacacacgatccttgccagaccgcaatagttagatcgcaaagggtaaaattttctgctgatttggctcattcgcaaaggtttttcacccgcaaaatattctagtaatacggtatcgTATATTAGGTTCGAATGCGAGGTTAATCAATATTTctaactacagtagaacctcgattatccggacaccttggttccagaagcaggccggataaatGAATATGCCAGATAATTgcatagataaaccacgccttgatccacccactttattgataaacagcagtgccacatggttgtctgcgcatgcgcagaagataagcaggtatgtctccatggtaacagctgtaacgcgcatgcgcatttgagggacacggccattttctgaattatttaatctgataaaaaaaaaactgccaagccggataatcgagatGGAAGGCCGGATAattgaggttctactgtattgcgAATTGCATAGGAAATTCTTTACGTGTCTTTTTTGATCGCGAATTATGCGAATTATGCGAAAATTAGCATTAGAAACTGGATATACGATAGTTCACTTGAGTGGTTGTAACCTAATGGTCCCATTTCACaattttgtagccctttaaAGTACTTACGAAATACCtatctaatgatgtgtttatAGTTATCAGTAATTGTCGTCAGGTCAAAATGTTCAAAGCATTTTGAAAAGGGCCTATTTTAATGGCTATAAGgtgtccaatttcaaatgTATTTTGTAGCCTTTCAAAAGGCCTATCTAATGatgagcttataattattttatgaaaTTTGGAACTATTCTTTTGTAGCGAGCCCCAGGAAAGAGTTGACGAGACGAAGTTGAGTGATTTGTCAGACCAGTATGCCAAGATGGCAAAGGATTTTGATAATCGTAGAGACACGTACCAACAGGAGCACAATAAGGGAAGTGTGGATGACTGGCAACGAGAGGTGGAGACTGAGCAGAGCATGCGATTGGTCGCTGACATGCAGACTGCACCACTGCATCGGGAGATCAGGTGATTCATTAACTAACTGTAGTATCTTTGACTCTGGCCATAACTTTTGTTAAAATgttccaatttcaatgattttctgattttctgaaagcttaaaaagaACTCTTTAAAATGGatgcttagctttcaaatttgcAACATGACCAAATTTCTCATTTTCGGAAAATTACCATGGTATTTTGGCGAAAATGGGTCAAAATATGATATTTGATTTGAGCGTACCaactgaaagagctccttttaagctttcagaaaatcagaaaatcattgaaattgggtcactagaactaaagttatggccattcaAAAAGTTTTAGTATGAGagactgataattattataattatgttgaatagcCATAACTTAGTTATCCATTTCTGTGAGAAGATGAACCAGTGTTTGTTTAtctatccccccccccccacacacacacacacacacacacacacacacacacacacacacacacacacacacacacatgcagggctGTCGCTCAGAAGGTTGATCTGTTCATCACGGGTGGAGCTGGTGGCGTGGATAGAGGTCGACCAATGGATGCTGTCGGTTCCTCACTGGCAACGGAGATATCtcacatcaaaacaacagagTCCAACATTCTACACCAGCTGGCTGACCTAAGGTAGGTACCTGTATCATGTGATCTagtgcatcataattatactgtgtcTTCAGCCAATCTTCAGTGTGTGCGTATAGCGAAGTCTATAACCTTAATTGCTGTTTTCAAATTTTAGCCGGTTTTCCCTACAAAATTTCAAATCTTGTCCACTGTTGATTGTGCAGTATTGATGTGTTGTTGtagtgtacataataattatataggactagtacaatgtcatgtatttGTATAATGTAAAACTATAGATTGAAGGATGTTTACGCACCGATATGCTACATTAAACTGTGTGATTATACTCCTCCATGACTATGCAGGGCTGCAATGGACCGTACAGTGCTTGAAGGCGGTAAGGCGACCCTCTCTGAGCAGCTGCAGCCGGTGTACGAGACCAAGGCGATGGTGTCGGCCCAGGCACAGAGCATAGAGAGTGTGCTCACTGAGTTGAAGGTGACGGAGAGGTTGTATTGTGGGTGTATCTTGATGACAGTTACAagtgttatataattatggtaaaggTCATTAGCtaacaatgtgctgtacagtacgtacatCATTTTTTGATGGCTTCTCTCTGTGTTTCTATTATTTACCAAGCCTCTATtgtcacccacacacacacacacagactcgATCTTGCCGCTAACAAGTGCCCCACTTCTAGTGAGACGTCAGCTTGTCTAACACCGTGGTTGTTTGTGGTTGTCATGGCGATGCAGCTGATAGTGATGCTCGGCTACTCCATTTATAGACAAGCTCATAAAAAAAATTCAAAGAAATTTTTCTAGTGACTAATAGACCAATCACATGAGGCAATGAATCATTAGCTATAGTAGGCGTCTTTCTCATTACATGATGAAGTATTTCTTAATACTGTACAATATATATTTTTGACAAAGTTTCATATTCAAtgcctatagctatataattatacaaaatcaTTATTCATAGAGATGTGTCCTGTCTTTATAGAAAACTACAAATagactatattattatatccacTAGCTACATCATCGGCACGTTATTGTTAAAGGGGTTGCAGGGATCActtgtacattaattatttcTTGAGATATGTAATCGCTACTTCCTTCTGACAAACCAAACCATTTGGTCCTTGAATACGGGTACACTCAACAATATGAGTGGCAGTGAAAGAGCGATTGCTGGTTCCTGTTGTAGCTACAGATTCACTTGTGTACTTTGGAGGAGGGTCATATTTTGGGGCATGCACAGTCGTCGTCTTCACTGGTGGTGGAGGACTGTATTCTCTGGTGGAGGATGAGGGTCTGCAGTAGAGGTAGCAGCATACACAAATGCagcatatacacacacagatggaTATGCCAGAACCAAAGACTCCACCCATATAAGCTGGGATGTTTGACCCACCACttccaccaccaccaccaccagatGTTGTGGCAAACTCTGTGCCATCACCACCTGTGTGGGCAAACTTGATGTATAGGGGAAGTACATGCTTTAAATACTACATCTATAGCTCCTGTATATAATTTTCTATATACCATTACCTGTAGTACAGAtcaaggccacatcttgtgtgtgGTTGCAATCTTCATCTCCGATAGGGTTAGCAGTACAATCAAcgagtctgctctcagttccAACGCAACGAAGATTGTCCAGCCATGTCCGAGTGGTTGATGAAGCTTGAGAGAAACTATAAATAGTTCATAATTACACCAGTTatatttatatgcatgcattgatACTCACCCTAGTGTTCCTACCCGCCCATACCGAGTGTAGCCTCGGGTGTATCCCagctgacgacaagccactcttgcatcaCTTGCGCCGAAGCTGtcgtcacacactgtcccccattttCCATTGTAGTAGaactccagtctgccagaggaacCTCCTGTTCGGCCTGAGTTTtctaccagcctcaggtctccatcTGAAGGGAATAGCACAAATTAATACCTGCAATATCAGGTACATATAAATATATGATGTACGTAAAAGCCTAAGGAGCTCATTGtacatatactgtatacaCCGGCTAATTATTCACTTACTTGTAGTACAGATCAAGGCCACattttgtgtgtgggtgcaatCAACTCTGATAGTGTTAGCAGGGCAAttaatgagtctgctctcagaTCCTGAGCAACGAAGATTGTCCAGCCATGTCTGAGTACTTGATGATGCTTGGGAAAAACTAAAAGATCATAATTGCACCAGCTATATagaaattacatgcatgcacagtgatACTCACCCTAATGTTCCTACTCGCCCATACCGAGTGTAGCCTGTGTACCCCagctgacgacaagccaccatTGCATCACTTGAGCCGAAGCTGtcgtcacacactgtcccccatgcATATGCTCTACGGTTATAGaactccagtctgccagaggggCCTCCTGTTCGACTAAAGCtgcctaccagcctcaggtctccatcTGAATGGAAAAAAGTGAATGCCACAAATTAATACCGGCAATATTATCATATGCTGTAGATAAAAGGATTGTACGTGTCTGTAGCAATGATGTCATATACACACTTCATCTATTACTTACTTGCAGTGCAGATCAAGGCAATATCTTGTGAATGATTGCAATTTTCATctccgatagtgttagcagaacaattaatgagtctgctctcCCTTC encodes the following:
- the LOC135336618 gene encoding uncharacterized protein LOC135336618 isoform X1 — its product is MAKDFDNRRDTYQQEHNKGSVDDWQREVETEQSMRLVADMQTAPLHREIRAVAQKVDLFITGGAGGVDRGRPMDAVGSSLATEISHIKTTESNILHQLADLRAAMDRTVLEGGKATLSEQLQPVYETKAMVSAQAQSIESVLTELKVTERLYCGCILMTVTSVI
- the LOC135336618 gene encoding uncharacterized protein LOC135336618 isoform X2 — its product is MAKDFDNRRDTYQQEHNKGSVDDWQREVETEQSMRLVADMQTAPLHREIRAVAQKVDLFITGGAGGVDRGRPMDAVGSSLATEISHIKTTESNILHQLADLRAAMDRTVLEGGKATLSEQLQPVYETKAMVSAQAQSIESVLTELKTRSCR